The genomic window CACAGGTGTTACGGAATTTAAAATCGATTTTTTACCATGGTCGTCTTGCTGGGACAGGGTATCTCTCGATTCTTCCAGTTGATCAGGGGATAGAACATTCAGCTGCTGCATCATTTTCCCCGAATCCGATGTATTTTGACCCTGAAAATATTGTAAAACTTGCAATTGAAGGTGGATGTAATGCGGTTGCATCAACGCTTGGTGTTCTTGGCGCAGTTTCTCGAAGGTATGCGCATAAGATTCCATTTATTGTCAAGATTAACCATAACGAATTGCTGACGTACCCAAATAAGTTTGATCAGATCATGTTTGCTGATGTTGATCAGGCCTGGGAGATGGGTGCAGCAGGGATTGGTTGTACGATTTATTTCGGGTCGCATGAGTCAACACGGCAGATTCAAGAGGTGAGTCAAGCGTTTAAGTATGCGCATGAGCTCGGTATGGCTACGATTCTGTGGTGTTATCTGAGGAATAGTAGTTTTAAGGTTGAAGGGAAGGATTACCATGAAGCCGCAGATTTAACTGGGCAAGCGAATCATCTTGGGGTTACGATCGAAGCTGATATTGTAAAACAGAAACTTCCGACCTCGAACGGCGGATACATAGCGCTGAACAAAGGTGGTGTGAAATATGGTAAGATAGATCAGCGAGCATATACTGATCTTGTAACTGATCACCCGATCGATCTCACGAGATATCAGATCGCAAATTGTTATATGGGTCGTGTTGGTTTGATTAATTCAGGTGGTGCCTCAGGTGAGAATGAT from Candidatus Thermoplasmatota archaeon includes these protein-coding regions:
- a CDS encoding class I fructose-bisphosphate aldolase; translated protein: MGKTIDSIRGLLGSEADYLLNYTCQKIPKDRLHLPSPDFVDKIFVDSDRPTQVLRNLKSIFYHGRLAGTGYLSILPVDQGIEHSAAASFSPNPMYFDPENIVKLAIEGGCNAVASTLGVLGAVSRRYAHKIPFIVKINHNELLTYPNKFDQIMFADVDQAWEMGAAGIGCTIYFGSHESTRQIQEVSQAFKYAHELGMATILWCYLRNSSFKVEGKDYHEAADLTGQANHLGVTIEADIVKQKLPTSNGGYIALNKGGVKYGKIDQRAYTDLVTDHPIDLTRYQIANCYMGRVGLINSGGASGENDVAQAVRTAVINKRAGGMGLISGRKAFQKPFDDGVKLLHAIQDVYLCKEVTIA